Proteins from a genomic interval of Crassostrea angulata isolate pt1a10 chromosome 7, ASM2561291v2, whole genome shotgun sequence:
- the LOC128157301 gene encoding uncharacterized protein LOC128157301, giving the protein MTDQDKKITPKHTVQTRVVFLKLSDIDTVKEQFAADVFIESRWREKSLDHGKENDNMDFSKYWHPKLIVQNVISTSKDNVWKKLEFGKNGEAFIVEKRRIKGIFTENLELQDFPFDLQDLSIVLTSEHPVEELEIIEDDEHLSSIIVSCFVDEQEWELREFVESEIRKVSKEFTGSKNVVYPFLVFKTLAMRRAGFFVWNIILIMTIISSLSFATFAVNRNLPQNRLQLAFTLTLTGVTFRFVTNQQLPKISYLTRLDKYILYCMVFNYLVTAWHAIVTLISDDDAQADYDLYFFIGFAVFYALFHIFFYAISLKTKTVYVRMVFIRMDNVETLKEQFDGDVYFRARWREPKLDNLKENQPVDHRNFWNPAIQIRNKVSEKFSKTWYEVLTINGEAYLVQKSRQIGTFAERLELHDFPFDSQPLNVCFTSSLPESELELVPDTVKPSEIGVSCYIHAQEWDLEPFVESETSVAATEEGYSPILNIRGLASRKYSFFIWNIIIIMTLIGSLPLTTFAINRNNPQRRLLLGFILALTGVSFRFMANQSIPKIPYQTLLDRYLLVSMLFNYLVCIWHIIVSRFEDDSDTQGTMDLYAFIATVIIYIAYQLAFLIVVVVKILLKQRKIKEKVQVYQTNLENASNAVQVKNPIKVNKLQKRQTVAKFSHLILKSSYEKEKTE; this is encoded by the exons ATGACGGACCAAGACAAAAAGATTACTCCTAAG CATACAGTACAGACTCGAGTGGTGTTTCTGAAGTTGAGCGACATTGACACGGTGAAGGAACAGTTCGCAGCAGACGTGTTCATAGAGAGCAGATGGCGGGAAAAGTCGCTGGACCACGGAAAG GAAAACGACAATATGGATTTTTCCAAATACTGGCATCCCAAGCTAATTGTCCAAAACGTGATCTCAACATCGAAAGACAATGTGTGGAAAAAACTAGAATTCGGTAAGAATGGGGAGGCATTTATTGTAGAGAAGAGGAGAATTAAAGGAATATTCACAGAAAACTTGGAGTTACAAGACTTCCCGTTTGATCTTCAG GACCTGAGTATTGTGCTGACGTCAGAACATCCGGTCGAGGAACTGGAAATCATCGAAGACGACGAACATTTGAGCTCCATTATCGTTTCTTGTTTTGTTGACGAACAg GAATGGGAACTGCGAGAGTTTGTAGAATCAGAAATAAGGAAAGTGTCAAAAGAGTTTACAGGGTCCAAAAACGTAGTCTATCCATTTCTTGTCTTCAAAACTTTGGCCATGAGAAGGGCTGGTTTCTTTGTTTGGAACATCATCTTGATCATG accaTCATTAGTTCACTGTCTTTCGCCACATTTGCTGTCAATAGAAATCTTCCACAGAATCGACTTCAGTTGGCCTTCACCCTGACCCTTACAGGGGTCACATTTAGATTTGTAACCAATCAGCAACTTCCAAAGATATCGTATTTAACAAGATTG GATAAGTACATCCTGTATTGTATGGTCTTTAACTACCTGGTTACCGCATGGCACGCCATTGTGACCCTGATCTCTGATGATGATGCCCAGGCGGACTATGACCTCTACTTCTTCATCGGCTTTGCCGTCTTCTACGCCCTGTTCCATATCTTCTTCTACGCCATTTCTTTGAAAACC AAGACGGTATATGTCCGGATGGTCTTCATCCGAATGGACAATGTGGAAACTCTCAAGGAGCAGTTTGATGGGGACGTTTACTTCAGGGCCAGATGGCGGGAACCCAAACTAGACAACCTCAAG GAGAATCAGCCTGTGGACCATAGAAACTTTTGGAACCCAGCAATACAAATCAGAAACAAGGTGTCCGAGAAATTCTCCAAAACATGGTACGAGGTCCTCACGATAAATGGAGAAGCCTACTTGGTTCAAAAATCTCGACAGATTGGGACCTTTGCGGAGAGATTAGAACTCCATGATTTTCCTTTTGATTCACAA CCCCTCAATGTATGTTTCACGTCCTCACTGCCCGAGTCTGAGCTGGAGTTGGTACCGGACACAGTGAAGCCGAGTGAGATAGGCGTGTCCTGCTATATCCACGCCCAGGAGTGGGACCTGGAGCCTTTCGTGGAGTCGGAGACCTCAGTAGCCGCCACCGAGGAGGGCTACAGTCCTATCCTTAACATCCGGGGACTCGCCAGCAGGAAATACTCTTTTTTCATATGGAATATCATCATAATTATG ACATTGATTGGTTCGCTACCATTAACTACGTTTGCAATTAACCGGAACAACCCCCAGCGTCGCCTACTGTTGGGGTTCATCTTGGCTCTGACTGGAGTATCCTTCCGATTCATGGCTAACCAGAGTATACCAAAGATACCATACCAAACTCTCTTA GACCGATACCTATTAGTCAGTATGCTGTTTAACTACTTGGTCTGTATATGGCATATCATCGTCTCTCGCTTTGAGGACGATAGTGACACGCAGGGTACAATGGACCTATATGCTTTCATTGCAACTGTCATCATCTACATCGCATATCAACTCGCATTTTTAATCGTCGTAGTCGTTAAG attttattgaaacaacgaaaaattaaagaaaaggtACAAGTTTATCAG acaaaCTTGGAAAACGCCAGTAATGCTGTCCAGGTCAAGAATCCCATTAAAGTGAACAAACTACAGAAAAGACAGACTGTAGCCAAGTTTTCACATCTTATTCTCAAGTCTTCCTacgaaaaagaaaaaacagaatAG
- the LOC128191498 gene encoding 39S ribosomal protein L24, mitochondrial-like: protein MRLTFSLLRRTDYWDRFVHRLVRRSIGQPKYRLLKGWKGWEKDWFFTKYGPTNPLELRINSLYFGRNRPQKLIVPYYEPYIFEKDQVMCMVGKDKGKIGTVAVVYRDANEVVLENLNVTYEMIKTNDGEQAISRQVPLKIPDEVKLVDPADKRATDIIWRYLEDGSRVRVSKHTGRVIPIPINEEQKTEGDEIAINSYVASKTKDTDKKEVNRVTFVPKLKSFEQDIMDQMGIKEDRQYRKTFWY, encoded by the exons ATGAGGCTTACTTTTAGTCTACTAAGAAGAACAGACTACTGGGACAGGTTCGTACATCGTCTCGTAAGACGGTCCATTGGACAACCTAAATACAGACTCCTGAAAGGATGGAAGGGATGGGAGAAGGATTGGTTCTTTACTAAGTATGGACCAACAAATCCTTTGGAGCTGAGAATAAATAGCTTATACTTTGGAAGGAACCGACCTCAGAAATTGATTGTACCATATTATGAACCCTACATCTTTGAAAAAGATCAG GTTATGTGTATGGTTGGAAAAGACAAAGGAAAAATTGGAACAGTAGCTGTGGTTTATCGAGATGCCAATGAAGTAGTACTGGAAAACCTCAATGTG AcatatgaaatgataaaaacaaatgatGGAGAGCAAGCTATTAGCAGACAAGTTCCTCTGAAAATTCCGGATGAAGTCAAACTAGTGGATCCTGCTGACAA GAGAGCAACAGATATTATATGGCGGTACCTGGAGGATGGATCTAGAGTCCGAGTCTCTAAACACACTGGTCGTGTAATTCCCATACCTATAAACGAAGAACAGAAAACCGAAGGGGATGAGATCGCAATAAACTCATATGTTG CAAGCAAAACTAAAGATACGGACAAGAAAGAAGTGAACAGAGTGACATTTGTTCccaaattaaaatcatttgaacAAGATATCATGGATCAGATGGGCATTAAGGAGGATCGACAGTACAGGAAGACATTCTGGTATTAA